From one Anopheles cruzii chromosome 3, idAnoCruzAS_RS32_06, whole genome shotgun sequence genomic stretch:
- the LOC128271357 gene encoding bacchus has translation MSSADKNSEVEVENVAAAEEKAETKEVKGVKRPAEEKTPESKKVKKDENGAGEEEEDVEDEGEELEGEDEEYDLPYGDEEDIEAEDEEDDASIEGEEDDEDA, from the exons ATGAGTTCCGCGGACAAAAACAGTGAAGTCGAGGTCGAGAATGTTGCCGCGGCGGAGGAGAAAGCCGAAACCAAGGAGGTGAAAGGAGTCAAGCGGCCTGCCGAG GAGAAAACTCCAGAATCcaaaaaagtgaagaaagacgaaaacggtgccggtgaagAGGAGGAAGATGTGGAAGACGAAGGTGAAGAGCTGGAGGGCGAGGACGAGGAATACGACCTTCCCTACGGCGATGAAGAGGACATCGAGGCTGAAG ATGAGGAGGATGATGCTTCAATCGAGGGCGAAGAAGACGATGAGGATGCGTAA
- the LOC128271227 gene encoding protein spaetzle 4: MEMKHLATGGSSKLQWRTGGTGLLVFCSVVLAVLLLPLLTGTTIAESYGYDSASSCDPTRTSRRGRSQLLKTIPCDLSVQAYCNLPGSAYPWHAVRRFVHENQGLMRRMYGDVRHISVLKGEIDNNEIDVDDIDRAAERYARPHAKRRPEAGKRLKYLRPASQYEVPPPATGGAGHYLTRDKNNEIPFNEPHFRPAQQKTTSTTTVAPSSSSTSIPATTAPTTANPITTARSTESSTTGESPPHSSSSSSSGGNVTTEGPVSTTEAPETNEIVSTSERTTAASNKTFVGDIFLAATDPANGTFISNSIPIGSPIEPPIDLPALSSLAKLDTDNVAGDGGDGNGKISSTLKLVTTTTTTAKTVEVESTIGGYPNDRLDTVDGDDALGTVELETVTGNTVTTEAEEASVPAASSALHSQKIRFESIKPSAAASAKKPPGATAEGQLFQDAAQKETPTTVTGRGVNACPVKEEVVAPFWANNTRGEVLALLNLYPFEQYVHWEKCTHELKQMYCREGCRCEQQFRLHRLLAYDPHNECRGIFSDWFRFPSCCICKCYDMPFDVRVTSRSPRSLTKESIEQAEDELQNAIYEHAIDDWYRRPKDDDGDGVD, translated from the exons ATGGAGATGAAGCACCTGGCAACTGGCGGAAGCTCCAAGCTCCAA TGGCGCACCGGCGGCACTGGTTTGCTGGTGTTCTGTTCGGTCGTTTTGGCCGTTCTCCTACTCCCGCTGCTGACCGGGACTACGATCGCGGAAAGCTATGGCTACGATTCGGCCTCGTCGTGCGATCCCACCCGAACATCGCGCCGGGGCCGATCGCAGCTACTGAAGACAATCCCGTGCGACCTAAGCGTCCAGGCGTACTGCAACCTGCCCGGATCGGCCTACCCGTGGCATGCGGTGCGTCGGTTCGTGCACGAAAACCAGGGCCTCATGCGCCGGATGTACGGTGACGTGCGCCACATCTCGGTGCTGAAGGGTGAGATCGATAACAACGAGATCGACGTCGACGACATCGATCGGGCGGCCGAACGGTACGCGCGACCACACGCCAAACGGCGGCCCGAGGCTGGAAAGCGGTTAAAGTATCTGCGACCAGCATCCCAGTACgaggtgccgccgccggcaaccggcggaGCTGGACACTATTTGACACGGGACAAAAACAACGAGATCCCCTTCAATGAACCCCATTTTCGGCCAGCGCAACAAAAGACAACCTCCACGACAACCGTGGCaccgtccagcagcagcaccagcattcCGGCGACCACAGCACCGACGACTGCGAACCCGATAACCACCGCCCGGAGTACGGAATCTTCAACGACCGGCGAATCACcaccgcacagcagcagcagcagcagcagtggcggcaaTGTTACAACCGAGGGGCCAGTTTCGACAACAGAGGCCCCTGAAACGAATGAAATTGTTAGTACGAGCGAGCGGACCACGGCTGCGTCGAATAAAACCTTCGTCGGAGATATCTTCCTGGCTGCCACCGATCCGGCCAACGGTACGTTCATAAGCAACAGCATTCCCATTGGGTCACCGATCGAGCCGCCGATCGATCTGCCCGCACTGTCTTCCCTGGCGAAGCTGGACACGGACAACGTTGCGGGTGACGGTGGGGACGGCAATGGAAAGATATCGTCCACACTGAAGCtcgtaacgacgacgacgacgacggccaagaCGGTCGAGGTTGAGTCCACCATCGGTGGCTATCCGAACGATCGGCTGGACACGGTCGATGGGGACGATGCCCTGGGAACGGTTGAGCTGGAAACGGTAACCGGTAACACGGTAACCACCGAGGCCGAAGAGGCCTCGGTcccagcagcgagcagcgcGCTCCATTCGCAAAAGATTCGCTTCGAAAGCATCAAACCGTCGGCGGCAGCGTCGGCAAAGAAACCTCCTGGGGCCACCGCCGAGGGACAGCTTTTTCAGGATGCGGCCCAAAAAGAGACCCCAACGACCGTCACTGGGCGAGGCGT CAATGCGTGCCCGGTGAAGGAGGAAGTGGTGGCCCCGTTCTGGGCGAACAACACCCGGGGCGAGGTACTGGCCCTGCTCAATCTGTACCCGTTCGAGCAGTACGTGCACTGGGAGAAGTGTACGCACGAGCTGAAGCAAATGTACTGCCGCGAGGGTTGCCGCTGCGAGCAGCAGTTCCGGCTGCACCGGCTGCTCGCGTACGATCCGCACAACGAGTGCCGCGGGATCTTCTCGGactggttccggttcccttCGTGCTGCATCTGCAAGTGCTACGATATGCCGTTCGACGTGCGCGTCACTTCGCGCAGTCCGCGCTCGCTGACGAAGGAATCGATCGAGCAGGCCGAAGACGAGCTCCAGAATGCCATCTACGAGCACGCGATCGACGACTGGTACCGGCGGCCAAAGGACGACGATGGGGACGGCGTCGACTGA